One stretch of Croceibacterium atlanticum DNA includes these proteins:
- a CDS encoding TrbI/VirB10 family protein, with product MADPDGTTLAEPAAPERTTQYPATDPWPFQLRGPTPSVMRLSRKALAVLGIVAGLGIGGALIYALQPPGERTGQELFSTDSRATSEAITSGPKDYGDVPRLGEPLPGDLGGPIVAARERGENVPVPQVGTQADPRAQAEEAARQRIAQERDAARTSTVFLGSGSAGGVGATPSVPVLPELTAQASAASGETALQGDQAGKRAFLEQASDRRTVSAERLSGLPSPNVLQAGSIIPAALITGIRSDLPGQITAQVTANVYDSPTGRILLIPQGARLIGEYDSDIVAGQTRVLLAWDRLIMPDGHSIVLERQPGADPAGFAGLQDGVNQHWGNLLRAAAISTLLGIGAELGADSDDDLIRALRRGSQDTINQTGQRIVDRQLNVQPTLTVRPGHPLRVILARDLILEPVGASR from the coding sequence ATGGCTGACCCCGACGGAACTACCCTTGCCGAACCTGCCGCGCCGGAGCGAACCACGCAATATCCGGCTACCGATCCCTGGCCTTTCCAGCTTCGCGGGCCGACGCCGAGCGTGATGCGCCTGTCGCGAAAGGCGCTGGCGGTGCTTGGCATAGTGGCTGGTCTCGGTATCGGCGGCGCGCTTATCTATGCGCTGCAGCCGCCGGGCGAGCGAACGGGCCAGGAGCTCTTCAGCACCGATAGCCGCGCCACGAGCGAGGCCATCACGTCGGGACCGAAAGACTATGGCGACGTGCCCAGGCTCGGCGAACCGCTGCCCGGCGATCTCGGCGGCCCGATCGTGGCGGCACGCGAACGCGGCGAGAATGTGCCGGTGCCGCAGGTCGGCACACAGGCAGATCCACGCGCGCAGGCCGAGGAAGCCGCACGCCAGCGCATCGCACAGGAACGCGATGCGGCGCGGACCAGCACGGTATTTCTTGGTAGTGGGTCTGCGGGAGGAGTTGGCGCTACGCCGTCCGTTCCGGTCTTACCTGAGCTTACGGCACAAGCATCCGCTGCTTCAGGGGAAACCGCGTTGCAGGGCGACCAGGCAGGCAAGCGTGCTTTTCTGGAGCAGGCATCCGACCGGCGAACGGTAAGCGCTGAGCGGCTGAGCGGGCTTCCATCGCCCAACGTCCTTCAGGCCGGCAGCATCATTCCGGCCGCGCTCATTACCGGCATCCGGTCCGACCTCCCCGGCCAGATCACCGCGCAGGTGACCGCGAATGTCTATGACAGCCCTACGGGGCGCATCCTGCTCATTCCGCAGGGCGCGCGGCTGATCGGCGAATACGACAGCGATATTGTCGCCGGGCAGACCCGCGTACTGCTTGCCTGGGATCGCCTCATCATGCCGGATGGCCACTCGATTGTCCTTGAGCGCCAGCCTGGTGCCGATCCGGCCGGGTTTGCCGGATTGCAGGATGGCGTGAACCAGCATTGGGGCAATCTGCTCCGGGCCGCGGCTATTTCGACGCTGCTTGGCATCGGCGCCGAGCTGGGCGCGGATAGCGATGACGATCTGATTCGCGCGCTGCGCCGGGGATCACAAGACACTATCAATCAGACAGGTCAGCGGATCGTCGACCGGCAGTTGAACGTGCAGCCCACGCTGACCGTCCGGCCGGGGCATCCCTTGCGCGTGATCCTGGCCCGCGACCTCATATTGGAGCCGGTGGGAGCCTCGCGATGA
- a CDS encoding DUF2274 domain-containing protein produces MTKLKLGPLVDDKPVKVTVELPATVHRDLVAYAAALAAETGGDAVPPEKLVSPMLARFMATDRAFRRHRSQAN; encoded by the coding sequence ATGACGAAACTGAAACTTGGGCCGCTGGTTGACGACAAGCCGGTAAAGGTCACGGTCGAACTACCGGCTACCGTCCATCGCGACCTTGTCGCCTATGCTGCCGCGCTGGCGGCCGAGACCGGTGGCGATGCCGTCCCGCCGGAAAAACTGGTCTCGCCGATGCTGGCCCGGTTCATGGCGACCGATCGGGCTTTTCGCCGGCATCGTTCCCAAGCGAACTGA
- the trbG gene encoding P-type conjugative transfer protein TrbG — MIRLPARKSLALALVASALSACATTSTRLPEIAYDDPPREIAAMPAPATPRPVEVVAIPEPLPLPGQLKPVAESRAKPEPADPRKRIGAANDAARVQPVRDGFLNAIQQYPWSDGALYQVYTAPGQVTDIALQEGERLVGPGPVAAGDTVRWIIGDTLSGNGASARVHILVKPTRPDIATNLVINTDRRSYHLELRATPATYMASVSWIYPQDELIALRNRNAVAASAAPAATGVDVSALNFRYRIEGDRVPWKPLRAFDDGRQVFIEFPAGIAQGKMPPLFVTGAAGDAELVNYRVRGRFMVVDRLFAGAELRLGDKRTERRVRIVRIDDKRRRR; from the coding sequence CTCGGCTCTGTCCGCCTGTGCCACCACATCGACAAGGCTGCCGGAAATCGCGTACGACGATCCGCCGCGCGAGATCGCGGCCATGCCTGCACCGGCGACTCCCCGGCCGGTCGAGGTGGTTGCCATTCCCGAGCCGTTACCCTTGCCGGGTCAGTTGAAGCCGGTCGCGGAATCCAGGGCGAAGCCCGAGCCCGCCGATCCCAGGAAACGTATCGGTGCGGCCAATGACGCCGCGCGTGTGCAACCTGTGCGCGACGGCTTTCTCAATGCCATCCAGCAATATCCCTGGTCGGATGGCGCGCTCTATCAGGTCTACACTGCGCCCGGACAGGTCACGGACATTGCCTTACAGGAAGGCGAGCGGCTTGTCGGCCCCGGACCGGTCGCGGCAGGCGATACCGTGCGCTGGATCATCGGCGATACGCTCAGCGGCAATGGCGCGTCCGCTCGCGTGCATATCCTGGTCAAGCCGACCCGGCCCGACATTGCCACCAATCTCGTCATCAATACCGATCGGCGCAGCTATCATCTCGAACTGCGCGCAACGCCCGCGACATATATGGCATCGGTCTCCTGGATTTATCCGCAGGATGAACTGATCGCCTTGCGCAATCGGAACGCAGTGGCGGCATCCGCCGCGCCAGCGGCAACGGGTGTGGACGTGTCCGCACTCAATTTCCGTTATCGCATCGAAGGCGATCGTGTGCCGTGGAAGCCCCTTCGCGCATTCGACGACGGACGGCAGGTGTTCATCGAATTTCCTGCCGGGATCGCGCAAGGCAAAATGCCTCCGCTGTTCGTGACGGGGGCCGCCGGCGATGCCGAGCTGGTCAATTACCGCGTGCGAGGCCGCTTCATGGTGGTGGACCGGCTGTTCGCCGGAGCCGAGCTGCGGCTCGGCGACAAGCGCACTGAGCGACGTGTTCGGATCGTGCGCATCGATGACAAGCGCCGGAGGCGGTGA
- a CDS encoding LysR family transcriptional regulator: protein MIELRQLRYLIAAAEAGSFSRAARLLNIKQATLSRHVLEVERRLGIVLFDRKTRGATLTPNGRTYLETAQRIVNEFEELNDWVGATKTGHAGRLAIGFYTSFSAGNLRATVIEFGERFPDVKVRGFERGRDMLLAGIENRLLDIAIMIGEASYRGLMSRPFWSERILVAMPKGHPLAERDRLHWTDLTGERFLLTARDPGPETRNLLLGKLGMPGYAPEIDMEDVSRDTVLSVIALGGRISVVAESALGIQVPNVVFREVHETNGHIRIGYSGYWREDNENPVLRRFLDFVAVRYSLPPIPARTPSAQQSGEEQS, encoded by the coding sequence GTGATCGAATTACGCCAGCTTCGCTATCTGATCGCGGCCGCGGAGGCAGGAAGTTTCAGCCGCGCGGCGCGTCTTCTCAACATCAAGCAGGCCACGCTCAGTCGGCATGTACTGGAAGTCGAAAGGCGGCTCGGAATAGTTCTCTTCGACCGAAAGACACGTGGCGCGACCCTGACGCCGAACGGCAGAACCTATCTGGAGACGGCCCAGCGGATCGTGAACGAATTCGAGGAATTGAACGACTGGGTTGGTGCAACGAAGACCGGCCACGCCGGCCGGCTCGCAATTGGCTTTTACACCTCATTTTCAGCCGGAAATCTTCGTGCGACAGTCATCGAGTTCGGCGAGCGGTTTCCCGATGTGAAGGTACGTGGCTTCGAGCGGGGCCGCGATATGCTGCTCGCGGGAATCGAGAACAGGTTGCTCGACATCGCGATCATGATCGGCGAGGCTTCCTATCGGGGACTGATGAGCCGCCCCTTCTGGAGCGAGCGTATCCTCGTGGCGATGCCGAAAGGTCATCCGCTTGCCGAGCGTGACCGGCTTCACTGGACCGACCTGACCGGCGAACGCTTCCTGCTGACGGCGCGCGATCCCGGTCCTGAAACGCGCAACCTGCTCTTGGGCAAGCTAGGAATGCCAGGCTACGCGCCCGAGATAGACATGGAGGATGTGAGCCGCGACACAGTACTCAGCGTCATCGCACTTGGCGGACGGATCTCGGTCGTCGCGGAATCCGCACTCGGCATTCAGGTGCCGAATGTGGTGTTCCGCGAAGTCCATGAAACCAACGGCCATATACGGATCGGCTATTCGGGCTATTGGCGCGAGGATAATGAAAATCCCGTTCTACGCCGGTTCCTCGATTTCGTGGCCGTCCGCTATTCGCTGCCGCCCATCCCGGCGCGGACGCCATCGGCTCAACAATCGGGAGAGGAACAGTCATGA